In Juglans regia cultivar Chandler chromosome 13, Walnut 2.0, whole genome shotgun sequence, the DNA window aaaattacattattaatttatgcaactactatataaaataatatattatatatatataaatatacattcgGTCGGTCTTGATCCGGTCcagtaaaaaaaaaccaaccctGAGATTGACCATTAAGACTatcggtctggttcggtctgGACTGAACCATTCAATCCAGTCGATTTTTCTAGTCTGAGCCACTAGTCTTACAGCCCTAGGCCGAATCCACCTCTCAGTGAAATCGTGACCTGAGCAGGGGGATTCGCTAGAGGTGGCACAACAATGTCAAATAGAAAGGCTCACACCAGATGGGCATGACACGAAGAGGTGTTCGTTGTTGATCGACCGTTGAAGCAAGTGAAGACCTAGACAGTAGCTCCGATAATATTCATCGGGGAAGACCTTACAGGGGTATCATAGTTGCACTACGATGCTCTGGTAGTAACCTTACTCGTCACCAACTATACCACCCACCAAGTTATGATCAATAATGGAAGCTTAGCCAAATTTTTGTTCTAGGATGAATTCCAAGAAATGGGTTTGGGGTGGGACATGTTGTGCCCTACCCCGCTGCTATTGAAGGAACTCTTGGGGCAGCCCCTACAGCCTAAAGGGACCATCGCGCTGCTGGTCATTGTGAGTTCGGCCACCTACATGATAACGGTCATGACaaatttcttaatagttaaaaccTGAATGACGATGGTCATGGAAAATTTTACTGCAAGTAGACCGAAATTGAATAGGATGAGGGCCATTACCTCCACCTACTATCTAAAGATGAAGTTTATGACATATGGGGGCACAGAGTGTGGGGCGAACAAGTTTTGGGGCGTGAATGCTATGTCTAGTAAAACCTTTCCGTCGCCCCTAGAGTTAATAAAGCAAGAGTGGAGACACAGGAAAAAGGCGATCTGTAGCACGGAGAACCCGTGCGAGCCCCTGGAGCTGCTAACATTGTATCCGAATCGCCCCAACGCAATGTTCAAGATCAGCACCGCCTGCACGAGGCCTCAAAGAGGAGCTAAGGTTGCTCCTATTTGAGCATAGGGACGTGTTCGCATTGAGTCACGGAGATATGTCGAGAATCTATTCAGGAGATATAGAATATTGCCTTTGTGTGCACTCGGAAGTACTTAAGAAGTTGTGTCAGAGGCAAAGAAGTCTTAGTGCGGAGAAATATGCAGCCATAATAGAAGAAATGGAATGCCTCTTAGAGGCAGGATTCATCGAAGAAGTCTACCACCCAGACTGGGTCTTAAATGTTATACTCATAAAGAAAGCGAACGGCAAATGACAAATGTGTGTAGATTTTACTGACTTAAACAAGACAATCTTAAAAGACAGCTGCCCCCTGCCATGAATTAATTTGATAGTAGACTCCATACCTACTCACTAGATGCTTCGCTTCTTGGATGCATAGTTCGGgtataaacaaattaagatgagttaGGAAGATCAGGATAAAAGCTCCTTCATTACTGACCGAGGCTAATATTGTTATAAAGTAAtaccatttggattgaaaaatgtTGGAGCAACATATTAGAGGTGGGTGAATTGCATGTTCGAAGAGCATATTGGATGAAAGATGGTGGTCTACGTGGATGATCTGTTGGTCAAGAGTAAGGAGCCCAGCCACCATATAGCATAGCAGACCTGAGGGAAGCCTTCCCAGTGCTATGCTAATATAAGATGAAGCTTAACCTAACCAAGTATGCTTTTGGTGTAGAGTTCGATAAGTTTTTGGGTTAGACAGTGTCAGAATAGGGAATTGAAGCTAATCTAGAGAAAGATAAAGGAGATAATAGAAATGAAGCCCCTGCAAAACCTGAGTGGGGTACAAAAATTGGCTAGCAAGATAGAGGCCTTATATCGATTCGTGCCGAGATCGATGAACAAATGCTTTCCATTTTTCAAGGTGTTGCGAAAGGTGTACGGTTGGAATGGCAAAAGTGATGAGGCATTCCAACAATTGAAAGAGTACCTAACCAACCCCCCTCTTAAGGTGAACAAAACTGTGGGAAACTCTATACCTATACCTATCGGTCACACAAGATGCCACCTCTGCTGCACTAATTAGGGAGGAAGGTGAGAAGTAAAGGTTGATGTACTACACAAGTCGTGCCTTGAAAGGAGTTGAGATGCACTACTCACATGTAGAGTTGTTGGCGTTGGCACTGATGGTTGTGGCTTGCAGGGTGAGACCCTCAATAAAGGTATTGATCAATGCTCCCTAAAAAGAGTCTTATACATGCCTGATACTTCTGGCCTTCGGGTAAACTGGTTGATCAAACTCAGCGAATCCGACATCGACTACGTTCCCAAAAATGCCACAAAGAGATAGATCTTAGCAGATTTCATGGCTAAACTTGTCGATTTTCCAAAAGAGACGTGAGAAGCCCCACAAGGAAGTCCCTTGCAAGTATGCACATTTTCTAGAGAGACTCTTCTGAACTTTATCCATATTTTCATTCTCCGTGCTCTCGAGAGACTCTAGAAAATGTGCATACAGGCATGTGCCAAAAGATGCAGACTCGACGACAGCAAGGTAAATGCAAGAATGTTAAGGGTTAGTTTGgatagttagatgagatgacatgattttaaatgagttgaataaaatattattagaatattattttttaatattattattattttaagatttgaaaagattaaattttttattaaatcttatgtgaaaatttgataaaattataatactaaGATTATATAAGATTAGATGACATCGAATTTCACGTCGATAAATGATTTATGTCCCAAGTCTCCTTTTTGAGAAAGTCTTTGacactttcttttttatttttttatttaataattaaagaagtttttcaaaataatattgagattttaaaaaaatatatatttaaatttatttaaaaaatacataaaaaaatgaattatattaATCGAGACCCAAAATGGGTAATGCCACCCTCTCATGTCTGTAAATAAAGtacgagaaaaaaaataatagaaaaagatCCCGATCCCGACAAGACAGATGAAGTGAATAACTGTCATGTTGACAGTTAGAAAGCtgctaaaaaacaaaaaacattatgGAATTAATTTCGTTTTTctgtagaaaaagaaagaaaaaaccagGGCCTCCCACATAACCATGGTATGCTCCTCAACTTTTCTACATGTCCAAGGAAGAATTGAAACACCTGGCAATGACTCCCATCTATAAATACTCTCTAGTCTCTCCTCCTCTTTCCTGATATTTCCCTCCGTCGACGCACCGTACGTCCTGAGAGCTAGAGGAATTGTTCTTGTACATGAGAAGCCATGGCAGCAGAGCTAGACATAGCATATGGGTACAAGACCAGACCTTCATCTCTCTTGAGCTCCATTTTCATGTCCACCTTGAACGCTGCAGCGAAGACGCTCGTTTCCGTGGCGAGAACCGAGCAGGCGGAGAAGTGGAAGGCGGCGGACCACCTGCGGTTCGTGGTGATGCTGCTGACTTGGATGGCGGTGTGGGTTCTTAGGTTTTTGATGGATTACTTGCCTCACTCCAATATTGGCCCTTCTCCTCAATATCTCCTTGGCTTCTCCTCTGCCGAATCATTGGACTTTCCGTCAACATCCTTGtcatcatcttcctcttccATGTTGTCTTCCTTTCCTTCCTTGGATTTAGTTGTTCATGAAGGTGTTGATGGATCCTCTGTCCAAGCCCTTGGTAGGGCACTCTCACAAGTAAGCCAgcttgaataataattttctgaCTGAACAAACAGTGATAtagcatatataatttgttgttcgtttatttatttactttcgATCTGATCAGTGGCTCCGAACCCTAATTTGATCCCAAAAATCTTCTTCTTGTGCATCGATTCAAGTTCATGAGACAGCCGAGAAAGGAAACGAActgaattataagattaatcATGAGACAATCGAAgaggtttttctttctttttcaattggtgGGTCCGCCGAAATTGGTACATCTTGATCTGAGCTTCAAATTCTAGTACTCGAATCCTAAGTCACGAAGTTCGACATGATCATCAGAATGATTAGTTAGAATCAAGAGCTAGCTAATACGTTTGTTAGCAAGCTAGGTGGCATTAACAGGGAACAAGTGGACTGCATGCACCACTTTATAATACTAATCTATGCCACGTATTTAAAAATGACATCATACATGATCCTTAACAGGACTCCTTTATTTAGCACATGTTCCGTTATGATTGGTCAATACTTGCTGATCTTTCTAATTCATGGTTCGTACGTCGGACGTAGATTCTTGTGCTCCTCACCGAAATCCCAGCCACATCGGGGAAATACCAGTTTGCGATGGCTATGGCTGACAGGATAATGGACGAGAATGCAAGATACGGCCACGTGGTGCTTCTCCACATCAATCGTACGGCTCTCGCATCGGCATTCGCCCGCACGTCAAACCTTCTATACCGGGCATTGGAACGCTCCCAAGGAGATCAAGACGATGACAGCAGCTCTTATGCGTGGACCACGCGCGTCATCCGGGCGCTGCCCATGGGCTCCTACTTGACATCCTACATGAAAGGGCTGGGCTTTTGTGTGAGCACCATAATGTCGACTGTGGCAAATATCAATGCCGCCGCAGGCACGCATCAGTCGCAGAAGAGGAGGAGGCAAGTTGGGATAGATCATCATGTGGAGGAGGTGACGGCAGAGAAGCTGGCTCAGGAGCTGCTGTGGATGACCACAAAGCTTAGGGATTATGGAGCTGTGGATGAAGCTTTGGTGCAATGGAGCTTTGCCTCAGGTTTAGCCTCCTTCTCTCTTACTGCTAATGTTAGGGTTCAAGGCTTCATCGTGAAGATCTCAGGTAAAGATCATCAGCTAAAACCCTCGAGAAAAAAGTAGTCTTAGTTTATGTTCTCCAAACTTATCGCTGTTTCTGATATCTGATATGTATAGCTATATTATTTCGAGAGCTTGTTGGAGAAGACCTGGTGATTTCGAGCCAAGTAAAGTTCAGGATACTGTTGTTTTGGCTTCCATTGTTTTGCCATGCAAGCAACGGGCTGGCATATCCTGTCCTGTCAAGGTTCGAAAAGATGGAAGTAGAAAGAGCCATAGATGAAGCACTCTCCACCTTACCTGCAGCGGATCAAGAAGTCATTCTTACTAATTGGCTGCAAGATTTTACCATTGCTGCTTCGGATTGGCCCAATCTCCAATTTTCTTACGATCGTTGGTGCCAATCTAGTCGTAAAGTTGTGGCATAGGATTACTGTGCATACATTTGTATATATCCGGGTCGAGGACCAAATCATAAATAACGCCTCATATTGcttgtctttcttttcttctctagCTTCCTCTTTAGTGCAAgaacgtatatatataataattcagCTTCGATCTCTAATCTCTTCTTAAAGTGTACGCTAGAGTACTTATATACATAGTTGCatgccttttttctttttaattttggaaGTAGTGCAATAAGAGTACGTCGATCCAAATATTACGACTTAACAGAAATGCTACGTAACAGATCTCGAGGTCCCGAACATtttttccgatttttttttttacagtaattagatagaaagtattttttaacgatgatgtaaattttttattttttatttttttattttttaaaaaaatatttattatgattaaaaaaatatataaaaaaataaaaataaaaaaatgaaaagcagTGTTCGGTGACCGTAGAACCGCTCTACGAAGtaaacacttttttctttttaattttgaaaatattatgtttgttgTTTTACTAcgttttggatttttaattattgaaaatCCTTTTAGCCGTAGGGTGCATTTGGTTTTCGAAACGAGTGTTCTATTCCTAAAAAGAATATCTCTCTGTTTGGATACTTGTAAATTATCAGgaattagatttattatttttcatctttttattattctattcttttattcactttattcatttttgtatCACATGCTAGTCACATGTCATGTTTTACTTCCACATTTATTCCTATAAATAGTGTTACTATACACGGATGTAATTAACACTTTACGGAAGAATACTTTTTCATTTCACTACTAGAAGgttctttccctttctctcGAGTCTTAGTCAGCTAGGGTTTTCACCCTTTCCGTGCTTTGCTAGGGTTCACTTTACATGgtattagacatttttttttcttgcttttataGCGCCGTCTCACAAATCCGTCTCTGAGGATGCCACTTCTCCTCATTCTTTTCATCCTAGTGACAGTCCTGGTGTTCTCTTGATTACGCAACCTCTTCTTAGTGAGAACTACTATGCTTGGTCTCGCTCGATGACTATGGCTCTCTCGGTGAAGAACAAGTTTGGATTTGTTGATGGATCCATTACTATACCTTTAGATTCAACATATTGATCTATTTTCTCTCCATGGCTCCAATGTAACAATATAGTGATATCTTGGATCTTAAATTCTGTTTCTCCTGAAATTTCTTCTAGTATCTTGTATATTACAACTACTTGTGAGATCTGGTCAGATATTAAGGAACGATTTTCTTAGCAATGGACCTCGCCAGTTACAGAAATcgatttcctctctctctcaaggttCTCTTTCTCTGAGTAACTATTTTACTCATCTTAAAGGACTTTGGGATGAACTTATTAATTACAAGTCTTTTCCAACATGTTCTTGTGGAGCTGTACAAACATTGAACTATTATGTTCAACAGGAATGTGTTTTACAATTTTTGATGAGGTTAAAGGAATCTTTTGCACCTGCTCATGCATAGATTCTATTTATGGAGCCCCTGCATCCTCTTAATaaagttttttctcttgttttacaaGAGGAACATCAACCAGAAATATCTTCTGTTTCTCTACCCCCTGTTGACTCACATGTTTTGTTTATCAAAATGATGCAACCagatcatttaaattattttctaagaAGGATAGACCAATTTGTAAGCATTGTGGAATTATTGGTCATGTGGTTGAAAAGTGTTACAAGTTGCATGACTTTCCCCTAGGCTACAAACCAAAACAGAGGCAACAGTCTATGGCTAATAATGTTGTCCTCAATGATAGCAATTCCTCAGCTGTTTCTCCTTTTTCATTGACTGAGGCTCAGTATCAACAGCTTCTAAATTTGTTTCATCCTTCTAAATCTGCTTATGAAGTTCCTTTTGCTGTCAATGCAGTTGTATCCAATACTTTTTCtggtattattttttcttgaaataatagtcattttttttttttttttttgttgctcaATCTATTCATTTTAATTCCAATTCTTGGATTCTTGATACTGGAGCCACTAATCATATGGTTTCTTTTATTGATTGCTTTATTTCTATTACCATTTTTGTTAATGCTTTTGTAAAGCTTCCTAATGGCCAATCTGTGTTTGTTACACATACTGGTTCTGTCTATTTCTGAATATCTTATTTTACATTATGTTCTATGTGTTTCagcttttaaattcaaattaatatccATTAGCAAGTTAACACAATCACTAACTTGATGCTTTTGTTTTCCTCTGACACATGTCTAATACAAGATCTGATTCATTGGAGGCTGATTGGAGTGGGTAGATTGCAATGAGGCCTCTATATACTACAACAGTCAGGCCTTTCTGTTTCTAAACCTAATTCTTTTTCTAGTACATATGCTGTTTGTATACCTAAAACAATATCTTCACGTATTTGCTCCATTTCTTCCAAATGCTCCAATTATAAGATTTGACACAATAGACTTGGTCATCCTTCTaattttaggatgttatttgtgaatattttttcttctaaattgatTGTTCCTTGCACTCCTTACATGATTTGTCCTTTAGCTAAACAAAAGAAGTTTACATTTTCGTAATAATGTTCATATGTCTACTGCCCCTTTTGATCTTGTTCATTGTGATGTTTGGGGATCATATGTTGTACTTTCTGTTGAAGGTTACAAATATTTTCTGACTATTGTTGGTGATTCAACTCATGCTACATGGCTTTATCTTcttaaacataaatatgaaatttcacATACTTTTAgagctttttataaaaaggttaagacacaatttaattttaaaaataaaatcattttgcaTTGATCATGTCActgaattttcttttgcttcttttttgcATTCTAAAGCCATTATACGTCAGCATAGTTGTGTTAAGACTCCTCAACAAAACTCTGTTATAGAGGGAAAGCATCAACACATTCTTAATGTAGCTAGAACAATGATGATTCAGTTTCATTTGCCTATTAATTTTTGGGGTAATGCTGTTTTAACAGCAACTTACCTCATTAATAGGCTTCctacttcttttttaaatcataaatctCATTTCGAGCTTTTGTTCAAATCTTCTCTTTCTTATGCTCATTTAAGAACTTTTGGTTGTCTTTATTTTGCTTCAACTCTGCAAAGATCTCGAACCAAATTTGATCCTAGAGCTCGAACTtgcatttttcttgaatatccGTTTGGCATAAAAGGTTACAAACTTcctaatttaaaaactaatcaatcttttatttcaagaaatattgtttttcataaacatatttttccttttacttctcAAAACAATactgatttttcttctatttttcatgAACCAGTTGAATGTTCAACTTTAGATTCTTTAATTGTGCCTTCAACAACATCCTCTATTGATTCATCTCTTAGTTTTTCTTCACCTTCTCACCCAAATGATTCTTCACCATCTGTTGGTTCTTCACCTTCTCATTCCAATATTGATTCTTCAAATTCTATTGATAATTCTTCCCCATGCCTTCTGCCACTATTCCATTGCCTTTTGATCTTCCTAGAAGATCCTCTAGAATAAAAAAGGTACCTGGTTACTTGCAAAATTTTCATTGCAATTCCTCTTCTACACACTCTACATTAGATATTTCAAACATCTCTAATTCATTaagttcttcttcatttttgtctTCATCTCCCAAATATgatattctcaattttttatcttatgcTAATCTTCCTCCTTCATACAAATCCATTGTCATATCCATTTCTGCCGATACTGAACCTGAGTCTATCATCAAGCTGTTAAGCACTCTTATTGGAGAGTTGTCATGTCAGCTGATATTACAGCTTTGGaaattaataatacatgaaCTATTACTTCTTTACCTCCTGGTAAGAAGCctattggttgcaaatgggtttataaGATCAAGTATCATGCTGATGGTTCAATTGAAAGATATAAGACAAGGCCGGTTGCCAAGGGTTATACTCAAATTGAAGGTTGGATTATTCTGAAACTTTTTCACCCGTTGCTAAAATGGCTACTGTTAGAACTCTTTTGGCCATTGTTGCTGTGAAATGTTGGCATTTTACACAACTTGATGTGAACAATGCTTTTTTGCATGAGAATTTATCTAAAAAAGTATACATGGTTTTACCTCTTGGTTTCCATATTAAAGGGGGTCTCAAGTTTGCAAATTGAATAAATCACTTTACGGCTTGAACAAGCCTCACGacgtctatgttgatgatattttcattgctagtaatgagatgaaatatgttGAGCTTTTAAAGTCCTTGCTTGATGAAAAGTTTAAGCTTAAGGACTTGGGTAAGcttaaatatttccttaatttggAAGTGGCTCGGTCTCCTGTTGGTATTTCTCtgtgtcaaagaaaatattctttggaGATTTTTCAAGATACTAGTTTACTTGCTTCTAAACCAGTTGCTTTTCCCATGAAACAAAACATAAAGTTGAGTAAGGATGTAGGAGACTTGTTGCTTGACCTTATAGTTTATCGAAAACTTGTAGGTCGACTTCTTTATCTCACATTAACTCAGCCAGACTTATGTTATTATGTCAATAGGCTTAGCCAATATATGGCTCAACTTAGGCAGCCTCATTTACAAGCAGCCTACAAAATTTTACAATACATCAAAGGCACTCCTAGCCATGGCCTTTTCTTTCCTGCTGCAAATACACTGTCCCTCAAAGCCTTTGCTAATTCTGATTGGGCTTTCTGTCTTAGCAGTAGAAGATCTACAAGTGATTATTGTATTTTCCTTGGAGATTCTTTGGTTTCATGGAAGACAAAGAAACAGACCACTGTTTCTAGATCTTCTATAGAGGCTGATTATAAATCCATGACTTCTACCACTTGTGAAATCATTTGGTTTGTCACTCTCTTATCTGACTTTGGTATTTCTATTCTCATAGTACTCAACTTTTTTGTGATAGTAAGGCTACCTTACACAGTGCTGTCAATCCAGTCTTCCATGAACGAACAAAGCACATTGATATAGATTGTCACTTTATTCGGGAAAAAAATTCAAGCTGAGACTTTTCACCTAGCATCCAGTCATCAACTTGTTGATGTGTTAACTAAACCTCTtggttttcaaaaatttcatcatttagttTCCAAGATAGGAGTTCATTCTATATACACTCCATCTTGAAGGGGGGTATTAGgaattagatttattatttttcatctttttattattctattcttttattcactttattcattttttatcacATGCTAGTCACATGTCATTTTTTACTTCCTCATGTATTCCTATAAATAGTGCTACTGTACACGGATGTAATTAACACTTTACAGAAGAATACTTTTTCATTTCACTTCCAGAAGgttctttccctttctctcGACCCTTAGTCTGCTAAGGTTTTCACCCTTTCCGTGCTCTGGTAGGGTTTACTTTacataaatagtagtaaaatgatttgaattaagatattttattgagttttgagaaatgagagagagaaagttgaataaaaatattattaaattaaaaaattatttgaatataattttttaatataattgtttttgaaatttgaaaagtattaatattgttttttatgttttgtttgggagttcgaaaaaattataatgattaagtaatgattagatgaaaaagtagaaaatttgaaattgttttgtgTTAGAGTATTATTTGGCAAGGAAATATCGAAAAATGTCTGAGAATACTTCTAAACAACTGTGTTGTTGAACAAAACCGAAGTGTTCTTATTCTTAAAGAAATGGGAATAAAGGAATGATTCCTTgaatcactacaaaaaaatatttattgtggCTTAAGGTACACCTAATCGCCTTCTTCAAATGTTAACTCTCTCCTCCTATTGTCGGAGAAACTCTTATGTCTACGTTGAGTCATAGTCATCATTGCCCGTATGAGCTTGACTTGTTCCATTATCTCTGGTCTAAGTAATTGGGCCTCTCCGACTTCATCCTAACATATAGGCGACCTATATCCATTCATATAGTGCCTTGTAAGGGGTCATTTGGATAGTCACCAGATAACTATTATTGTACGTGAATTCAATAAGTGGGACATGTTGCTCCTAGGGTCCCTTGAAGTCTAATATGCACGACCAAAGCATATCCTCTAAGGTTTGGATGGTCCTTTCCGATTATCCATCCATCTGAAGGTGGTAGGCACTGCTGAATTTCAATTTCGTGCCTATcacttgtaacaccccgttcccgaaagtTCGGAGATTTatctcttgtaacctaaatccaactttcataacatatttaaatactccaatattctcaaaaagtacaaatccatttattcaatccaaaatatatgttcctctaTCAGGACACCaaaaaatacctcaatgagataattaaaaaaactccataaatatttagaaaaatctaggactccaaatatcaaataacataaaatcataaatcgATTAAATACGACTCTCCAAAAAACTTGTACTCTCTGATACTTATTCCTCTATGATCATCAAACCttactcttgacttccagctgatgcatcaaaattatttgaaaaatattatgaagataaggggtaaactatcaacaactcagtaagtatagaacatatactagtatgtaaatatgagcattttcagaattcagaatgcaaaacaagatgtttactttcagaatgcagaaacaaaaacatttatttttagaatgcaaataacaaaacatgttacaaaatattagagcgaaactttcagaaaaacatttttattccaaaaatcctttggcatatcaaaaactaagacctcatcttcatcaatcagaGTATCACattgggacaaataccatgtttaaccccgtgataggattataaaccaccattataacccgtggaagagtcgtatatactattataacccgtggttaggccgtataccatgtttaaccccgtggtagggttataaaccaccattataacccgtggaagggccgtatccactattatcactcgtggttgggccgtataccatgtttaacccccatggtagggttataaaccaccattataacccgtggaatGGCCGTATCCACtgttataacccgtggttggaccgtataccactattattacccgtggctgggttgtatccactattatcacccgtggttgggccttatCAGAACAAAACAGAACCATCGGAATCACACTTTAACCAGAATACAGAATCATaatctcatgccaaggttttcagatgtcacattatatcaaaaccaaatactgaatagtttcagataatttcacatgttcgaaataaacaaaatcaaaacatcttcatttattcacaaccaaaaacttttagattttcatattttctctttttgcatgatcagaaacagaatgcacaaattagctcatatctacaccaatcatgacaaaaaatattttctcttatacagctttcatgcatatgcagaacacatatctgaggttgttttctaatttcttttcaaaagaagcatgcatattttcaaaagcaacctcgtttcattttattttatgcaaagtctagcataagaacctcacttacttggacttcttagctttttcaaaactttcctaaaaaatatcgaacaataattaatcgccacttataacataataacgcaattttcataaattttcaatcgaatacatatttcaatatttaagcctaagatgttaaaatgacctactttatttcttcaaaaacctaacttcacgtaatcctaaaataacgtcacattttctaaattcatcaatgccCAAATAATTAGTCCGACTAAAAc includes these proteins:
- the LOC108988493 gene encoding uncharacterized protein LOC108988493, with translation MAAELDIAYGYKTRPSSLLSSIFMSTLNAAAKTLVSVARTEQAEKWKAADHLRFVVMLLTWMAVWVLRFLMDYLPHSNIGPSPQYLLGFSSAESLDFPSTSLSSSSSSMLSSFPSLDLVVHEGVDGSSVQALGRALSQILVLLTEIPATSGKYQFAMAMADRIMDENARYGHVVLLHINRTALASAFARTSNLLYRALERSQGDQDDDSSSYAWTTRVIRALPMGSYLTSYMKGLGFCVSTIMSTVANINAAAGTHQSQKRRRQVGIDHHVEEVTAEKLAQELLWMTTKLRDYGAVDEALVQWSFASGLASFSLTANVRVQGFIVKISAILFRELVGEDLVISSQVKFRILLFWLPLFCHASNGLAYPVLSRFEKMEVERAIDEALSTLPAADQEVILTNWLQDFTIAASDWPNLQFSYDRWCQSSRKVVA